A genome region from Schlesneria paludicola DSM 18645 includes the following:
- a CDS encoding BlaI/MecI/CopY family transcriptional regulator gives MASVPAKKPTELELEILKVLWRIGPATVRQVRDELATIRDLAYTTVMTMMSIMFGKGYLARTKDGRTYVYRSIYREEKASGSLLRDIVDRVFGGSTTAVMQHLIETSDLDDNELKQIRLLINRKARENTERR, from the coding sequence CGACCGAGCTTGAACTCGAGATTTTGAAAGTGCTATGGCGCATTGGACCAGCGACGGTGCGCCAGGTTCGGGATGAATTGGCAACGATTCGAGATCTCGCTTACACGACCGTGATGACCATGATGTCGATCATGTTTGGCAAGGGGTATCTTGCGCGAACCAAAGACGGGCGGACATACGTCTATCGATCGATCTATCGCGAGGAAAAAGCGTCAGGAAGCCTGCTAAGGGACATTGTTGACCGCGTGTTCGGCGGATCGACGACGGCGGTGATGCAGCATTTGATTGAAACCTCGGACCTGGACGACAACGAGCTGAAGCAGATTCGACTGTTGATCAATCGCAAGGCGCGCGAGAACACAGAGCGCCGTTAG
- a CDS encoding M56 family metallopeptidase has translation MTFFVDQSLAISIVLSLMHFCWQAVLIASVVGALAWTMHDPRWRYRTLLAGMFGMVNCPVLNYVMVCRQETDSTTVPRSVVVQPRPSTMTLNATGQQGADRVPATKADAMTLNAVVSPVARPFNLNHYAPFVVDVYLVGVAGMMARVLIGLWGGRQLRRQSTSVLDEGLQEILMRQVERIGVKFVPVLAYCDCVDVPAVVGLLKPAILLPFSMTAGLSLDQLEAVIAHELAHLRRYDHLVNVLQRIVESIFFFHPAVWWLSNRIRLEREHCADDLAIGSSLSPLDYAGSLLRVAELSHSARFRGATFAASLLITGRPSTLRRRVARLLGSQSETMVRLQHPWMVVVTLLVGLVLFLGPREIPCNRSEQAMADEVVSTRMSPAIDDVSSTVDETSFEVRRPIAAEKPQEETAKVRVKPRDKIDEAIDEALGIMTRLQLSMGNGEKSHSPWQLMHWIQGFGSSCLIKTGNVDRPTMTGEEWIASGPEFLGEPVWQLTEAGACAHPFTRPFMFQGHPGQFLAWIGAGGVPIEFPLKAKDRAGKYHEVTVRDVVNDTKRRVNRREEMTWTLWALANYESFDTEWKSNENETWSIERLAEYEAGQRIVGAPEWGCPRLFALATALNKYRQFVQTIDVALPASWQKVHDLLVQETERARLSQVWNGVLCVEKHSKDLNHRMHLAASHLTWLSISVDDKTLDQPWMRQSIQQLCEDYVEHQNDCRDVAVVCHAAYALRQLRERRERLIAVIEAQ, from the coding sequence ATGACATTCTTCGTCGACCAGAGTCTGGCCATTTCGATCGTTTTGTCTCTCATGCATTTTTGCTGGCAGGCGGTGCTGATCGCGAGCGTCGTTGGGGCGCTGGCCTGGACAATGCATGACCCACGATGGCGGTATCGTACGTTACTGGCCGGGATGTTCGGCATGGTGAATTGCCCCGTGCTGAACTATGTGATGGTTTGTCGTCAGGAGACGGACTCGACCACCGTTCCGAGATCGGTGGTCGTTCAACCCAGGCCATCGACGATGACGTTGAATGCGACAGGGCAGCAAGGAGCAGACCGCGTGCCAGCCACTAAGGCGGACGCCATGACGCTTAACGCCGTGGTTTCACCCGTTGCCCGTCCTTTTAACTTGAACCATTACGCGCCGTTTGTGGTTGACGTCTATCTTGTGGGCGTCGCAGGGATGATGGCGCGAGTATTGATTGGATTATGGGGCGGACGACAATTGCGACGACAATCAACATCCGTGCTGGATGAAGGACTGCAAGAAATTCTGATGCGGCAAGTTGAAAGGATTGGGGTCAAGTTCGTGCCGGTCCTGGCCTATTGCGACTGTGTCGATGTGCCGGCTGTCGTGGGGCTGCTGAAACCTGCAATCTTACTACCGTTCTCAATGACGGCCGGACTCTCTCTGGATCAACTCGAGGCGGTGATCGCTCATGAATTGGCACACTTACGACGTTACGATCATCTGGTCAACGTGTTGCAGCGAATCGTCGAATCAATCTTCTTTTTCCATCCCGCCGTCTGGTGGTTGTCGAATCGTATTCGCCTGGAACGCGAGCACTGTGCCGATGATTTGGCGATCGGAAGCAGTCTGAGTCCGCTGGACTATGCAGGTTCACTGCTGCGTGTGGCGGAGTTGAGTCATTCGGCCCGGTTCAGAGGAGCGACCTTCGCAGCGAGTCTTTTGATCACTGGTCGACCATCGACTCTTCGCCGGCGCGTCGCACGATTGCTGGGCAGCCAGTCGGAAACGATGGTGCGGTTACAGCACCCGTGGATGGTTGTGGTGACGTTGTTGGTTGGTCTTGTTCTGTTCTTGGGGCCGCGAGAAATTCCGTGCAACCGGTCCGAGCAGGCCATGGCCGACGAAGTGGTGTCGACACGAATGTCTCCTGCGATTGACGATGTTTCGTCGACAGTGGATGAAACTTCGTTTGAAGTGCGACGACCAATCGCGGCAGAGAAACCTCAGGAAGAAACGGCGAAGGTTCGCGTCAAGCCTCGTGATAAGATTGACGAGGCGATCGACGAGGCTCTGGGCATCATGACGCGGCTTCAACTGTCGATGGGAAATGGTGAAAAATCTCACTCACCGTGGCAACTGATGCATTGGATCCAGGGATTCGGCAGCAGTTGTTTGATAAAGACTGGGAACGTTGATCGACCGACGATGACAGGCGAAGAGTGGATCGCGAGTGGCCCCGAATTCCTTGGAGAGCCTGTCTGGCAACTGACTGAGGCTGGAGCGTGCGCTCATCCGTTTACTCGGCCGTTCATGTTCCAAGGCCATCCAGGTCAATTCTTGGCTTGGATCGGTGCCGGCGGCGTGCCAATTGAGTTTCCACTGAAGGCCAAAGACCGCGCTGGAAAATATCACGAGGTGACAGTCCGCGATGTTGTGAATGATACCAAGCGTCGAGTCAACCGCAGGGAAGAAATGACTTGGACATTGTGGGCACTCGCAAACTATGAATCGTTCGACACGGAATGGAAGAGCAACGAGAATGAGACCTGGAGTATCGAGCGGCTCGCAGAATACGAAGCGGGTCAGAGGATTGTTGGTGCTCCCGAATGGGGGTGCCCACGTTTGTTCGCCCTGGCAACGGCACTTAACAAATATCGACAATTCGTTCAGACAATCGACGTTGCATTGCCAGCGTCATGGCAAAAAGTTCACGATCTGTTGGTTCAGGAAACGGAACGTGCGAGGCTGTCACAAGTTTGGAATGGGGTGCTGTGTGTCGAAAAGCACTCAAAAGATTTGAATCATCG